The proteins below are encoded in one region of Ferruginibacter lapsinanis:
- a CDS encoding DUF4295 family protein, with protein sequence MAKAASKNSKIKDTKAAADAKNWTKVIRAFRSPKTGAYTFKESIVHKDKVKEHLAG encoded by the coding sequence ATGGCAAAAGCAGCATCAAAGAACTCGAAAATTAAAGATACCAAGGCGGCAGCGGACGCAAAGAACTGGACAAAAGTGATACGTGCATTCCGTAGTCCAAAAACTGGTGCTTATACTTTTAAAGAGTCTATCGTACACAAAGACAAAGTTAAAGAACACTTAGCAGGTTAA
- the rpmG gene encoding 50S ribosomal protein L33, which produces MAKKGNRVQVILECTEHKASGKPGTSRYITKKNKKNTPERLELKKFNPILKKVTVHKEIK; this is translated from the coding sequence ATGGCAAAGAAAGGTAACAGAGTTCAGGTAATTTTGGAATGCACAGAGCATAAAGCTAGCGGCAAACCAGGCACAAGCCGTTACATTACAAAAAAGAACAAAAAGAACACTCCTGAAAGATTAGAGTTAAAGAAATTTAACCCAATTTTGAAGAAAGTAACAGTACACAAAGAAATTAAATAA
- the rpmB gene encoding 50S ribosomal protein L28, translating to MARVCQVTGKKPITGNKVSHSNIKTKRRFLPNLQTKRYFLAEEDKWVTLKVSSEAIRTINKNGLFSVVKGLRAAGEKI from the coding sequence ATGGCTAGAGTATGTCAGGTTACAGGTAAGAAGCCTATTACAGGTAACAAAGTATCGCATTCAAATATTAAGACAAAACGTAGGTTTTTGCCGAATTTGCAAACCAAGCGTTATTTCTTAGCTGAGGAAGACAAGTGGGTAACACTTAAGGTTTCTTCTGAAGCTATACGCACAATCAATAAAAACGGGTTGTTTTCAGTTGTTAAAGGATTGAGAGCTGCCGGCGAAAAAATTTAA
- a CDS encoding DMT family transporter, whose protein sequence is MKKALIQLHIAVFLAGFTAILGKLIGLNESLLVWYRLLLTVIALAIILYYKGQLKKIPRKEMLQIFGVGGIVAFHWLTFYGSVKYANVSVAVVCLAGSGFFTAFLEPLIFNKKIKLVEVLLGILAIAGIYIIFDFHPQYKVGIVFGILAALGSSLFPIFNKRLIVRYSPLVLTFYELSGGILVLTLVVPLYLYYFPATYYLPTILDGWWLLVLALLCTVVCFDLQLNALKKISPFTSNLAYNLEPVYGIIFAFAIFQENKSLNPQFYGGLVLIILAVALQTFRITRLKPLPVLHID, encoded by the coding sequence ATGAAAAAAGCCCTCATACAATTACATATCGCTGTCTTTCTGGCGGGATTTACGGCCATACTTGGAAAGCTGATCGGCTTGAATGAGAGCCTGTTGGTATGGTATAGGTTATTGCTTACAGTGATTGCTTTGGCGATCATATTGTATTATAAGGGACAGCTAAAGAAGATTCCCCGAAAGGAAATGTTACAGATCTTTGGAGTTGGAGGGATTGTAGCATTTCACTGGCTGACTTTTTACGGAAGTGTAAAATATGCCAACGTATCTGTGGCAGTTGTTTGTTTGGCCGGTTCAGGTTTTTTTACAGCCTTTTTAGAACCGCTGATTTTTAATAAAAAAATAAAATTGGTAGAAGTATTGTTGGGGATACTGGCAATAGCGGGCATATATATAATATTTGATTTTCATCCGCAATATAAAGTGGGTATTGTGTTTGGTATTTTGGCAGCATTGGGAAGTTCTTTGTTCCCTATTTTCAACAAGCGGTTGATTGTCAGGTATTCTCCCTTGGTATTAACTTTTTATGAATTGAGCGGCGGGATATTGGTACTCACTCTGGTAGTTCCTTTATATCTCTATTATTTTCCGGCTACCTATTATCTGCCAACAATATTGGATGGTTGGTGGCTGTTGGTTTTAGCTTTGCTTTGTACGGTAGTCTGTTTTGACCTTCAATTGAATGCTTTAAAAAAGATATCTCCGTTTACCTCAAATCTGGCGTATAATTTAGAGCCGGTCTATGGTATTATCTTTGCGTTTGCTATTTTTCAGGAAAATAAGAGTCTTAATCCGCAATTTTATGGAGGATTGGTATTAATAATTCTGGCCGTAGCCTTGCAAACCTTCAGGATCACCAGGCTAAAACCCTTGCCTGTACTACATATTGATTAA
- a CDS encoding glycosyltransferase family 117 protein, whose protein sequence is MNYKRINNITGWIVCIIACTVYIMTMEATGSFWDCGEFASSAYKLQVPHPPGAPLFVIIARLFMVPFDPKHAATGVNLMSALSSGFTILFLFWSITHFAKKIALKGGAELTGEKIFGIMAAGTVGALAYTFSDSFWYSAVESEVYAMSSFFTAIVFWAILKWENAVTEEQAAGIHGNFTSADRWLILIFYLMGLSIGVHLLNLLTIPAIVMIYYFKRYKVTTWGTIWAFVIGCAITGIVQKAVIQWTIKGAGNFDVLFVNDFGMPFFSGFAFFFILLGVLIFFGLRIAKKNNWNFLRLGLWTFTFMLLGYSTYFTTLIRSNADTAVDMYNVDNPVSLVGYLAREQYGESPILFGQDFTADVQDSEVEETYIKGKDKYEKNGRKVKYIYADEDQHFFPRMWDQSNDQGHADYYASFAGIGKDQKTGAWDRKPTMGENISFFMQYQVGWMYMRYFMWNFAGKQDDVQGVNMTNVRDGNWKSGISFWDNARLGNQTYLPDSLKKNKANNKLFALPLILGLLGAAFQYQKDNRDFLVTGLLFFFTGFAIVFYLNMPGNQPRERDYAFVGSFYAFAIWIGLGVLYVKDLLAKFMASKITNYAAALVCLLAVPVLMANQEWDDHDRSNKTLARDLAINYLESCDKNAIVISYGDNDTYPLWYAQEVEGIRRDVRVINSSLLGTDWYINQLRYKVNESDPIDAIWTADQIEGPKRDVIVNYPIPGVDPNQPMDLYTLMKDYAGSEDQTKMVQNRDGSYLSVYPTKKVFVPVDIDLVRKNGTVNSSDSVVPALQFDLTKTQIYKNDAAVLNIIAANKWKRPIYFTNDRVGLGFDNYLRRDGLTYRLVPVANGVVNKDWATDKMMNKFVFGNCNKPGVYYDEENRRHLNTIRLAFAEVASNLADAGRKEDAKKLLERCDKNLLEVNFPYGMASRYQQHNYIALQFLEAAYKAGDFALADKVSKSVKKDLEQQVNFFTNLSDDKQDAIRSDSDQAASFLRAMQQIEMQYKTPPPAQAADSGKIKK, encoded by the coding sequence ATGAATTATAAACGTATCAACAACATTACCGGATGGATCGTGTGTATCATTGCTTGTACAGTGTACATTATGACGATGGAAGCTACCGGTAGTTTTTGGGATTGTGGTGAATTTGCCAGCAGTGCCTACAAATTACAGGTTCCGCATCCGCCAGGCGCTCCTCTTTTTGTGATCATTGCCCGATTGTTCATGGTGCCTTTTGACCCTAAACATGCTGCCACCGGTGTAAACCTGATGAGTGCATTATCCAGTGGCTTTACTATATTATTTTTATTCTGGAGCATTACCCATTTTGCCAAAAAAATTGCATTGAAAGGTGGGGCAGAATTAACCGGAGAAAAAATATTCGGCATCATGGCCGCAGGTACTGTAGGTGCCTTAGCATATACATTCAGTGATTCATTTTGGTATAGTGCTGTTGAGAGTGAAGTATACGCTATGTCTTCTTTCTTTACTGCAATAGTTTTCTGGGCTATTCTTAAATGGGAAAATGCTGTTACAGAAGAACAGGCAGCAGGTATACATGGAAATTTCACCAGTGCAGACAGATGGCTTATCCTTATCTTCTATTTGATGGGATTATCTATAGGTGTCCATTTGTTGAACCTATTGACCATTCCAGCGATTGTAATGATCTATTACTTTAAACGTTACAAAGTAACTACCTGGGGTACCATTTGGGCATTTGTTATTGGCTGTGCCATTACTGGTATTGTGCAAAAAGCTGTTATTCAATGGACGATCAAAGGTGCAGGTAATTTCGACGTATTATTTGTAAACGATTTTGGTATGCCATTTTTTAGTGGCTTCGCTTTCTTCTTTATCCTTTTAGGTGTATTGATATTTTTTGGATTACGCATCGCTAAAAAGAATAACTGGAATTTCTTAAGACTAGGGCTATGGACCTTCACCTTTATGTTGCTTGGATATTCCACCTACTTCACTACATTGATCCGCAGTAATGCAGATACAGCAGTAGATATGTACAATGTTGATAACCCGGTGAGTTTGGTTGGCTATCTTGCCCGTGAACAATATGGAGAGTCCCCTATCTTGTTTGGTCAGGATTTTACCGCAGACGTACAAGACTCTGAAGTTGAAGAAACATATATTAAAGGAAAAGACAAATACGAAAAGAACGGAAGAAAAGTTAAGTATATATATGCAGATGAGGATCAGCATTTCTTCCCTCGTATGTGGGATCAAAGTAATGACCAGGGACATGCTGATTACTATGCAAGTTTTGCAGGTATCGGTAAAGATCAAAAAACAGGTGCCTGGGACAGAAAACCTACCATGGGAGAAAATATCAGTTTCTTTATGCAGTACCAGGTAGGCTGGATGTACATGCGTTATTTCATGTGGAATTTTGCAGGAAAGCAAGATGATGTGCAAGGTGTGAACATGACCAATGTTCGTGATGGCAACTGGAAAAGTGGTATCTCTTTTTGGGATAATGCAAGATTGGGTAATCAAACCTATTTACCCGATAGTTTAAAAAAGAATAAAGCAAACAATAAATTATTTGCATTGCCTTTAATATTAGGGCTACTTGGTGCAGCATTTCAATATCAAAAAGACAATAGAGATTTTTTAGTAACCGGCCTGTTATTTTTCTTCACAGGATTTGCCATTGTATTTTATCTGAACATGCCGGGCAATCAACCACGTGAAAGAGATTATGCATTTGTAGGTTCTTTCTACGCATTTGCCATTTGGATCGGATTAGGTGTTTTGTATGTAAAAGATCTGCTGGCAAAATTCATGGCATCAAAAATTACCAACTATGCAGCAGCGCTTGTTTGTCTGTTAGCTGTGCCTGTGTTAATGGCTAACCAGGAATGGGATGACCATGACCGTAGCAATAAAACATTAGCAAGAGATCTTGCAATTAATTACCTGGAAAGTTGTGATAAAAATGCCATAGTAATTTCTTATGGCGATAATGATACCTACCCTCTTTGGTATGCTCAGGAAGTAGAAGGGATCAGAAGAGATGTTAGAGTGATCAACTCCAGCTTATTGGGTACCGACTGGTACATCAATCAATTGAGATATAAGGTCAATGAAAGTGACCCTATCGATGCTATCTGGACAGCAGATCAAATTGAAGGGCCTAAAAGAGATGTGATCGTTAATTATCCGATCCCGGGTGTAGATCCAAATCAGCCAATGGATCTTTACACATTGATGAAAGATTATGCAGGTAGTGAAGATCAAACCAAAATGGTACAAAACAGAGATGGAAGTTACTTAAGTGTTTATCCAACCAAGAAAGTATTTGTACCGGTAGACATTGATCTGGTAAGAAAAAATGGTACTGTGAACAGCAGCGATAGTGTTGTACCTGCATTGCAATTTGATCTGACCAAAACTCAGATATACAAAAATGATGCGGCTGTACTAAACATCATTGCAGCCAACAAATGGAAACGCCCTATTTACTTTACTAATGATCGTGTGGGACTTGGCTTTGATAATTATTTACGTCGTGATGGATTAACTTATCGCCTTGTACCTGTAGCTAATGGTGTAGTGAACAAAGATTGGGCAACAGATAAAATGATGAATAAGTTTGTGTTTGGAAATTGCAATAAACCCGGAGTTTATTATGATGAAGAAAACCGTCGTCATTTGAACACTATTAGATTGGCATTTGCTGAAGTAGCAAGCAATTTAGCTGATGCAGGCAGAAAAGAAGATGCCAAAAAATTATTGGAAAGATGCGATAAAAATTTACTGGAAGTAAACTTTCCATATGGAATGGCTTCCCGTTATCAACAACACAATTATATCGCATTACAATTTTTAGAAGCAGCCTATAAAGCAGGTGATTTTGCACTGGCCGATAAAGTAAGCAAAAGTGTCAAAAAAGACCTGGAACAACAGGTTAACTTTTTTACTAATCTGAGCGATGACAAACAAGATGCAATTAGAAGTGATAGTGATCAGGCTGCCAGTTTCTTAAGGGCCATGCAGCAGATAGAAATGCAATACAAAACTCCTCCCCCGGCACAGGCCGCTGATAGTGGAAAAATAAAAAAATAA
- a CDS encoding vWA domain-containing protein encodes MKGYNFSRFDPNQNGKTRFEQLLDIFMQLLTYTNGDVGEAMQWMNELDKEYNLTNDDYGMGDFFEDLKEKGYIDENKQNGEIKITPKTEQGIRKKSLEEIFGKLKKTKQGNHNTFKPGGGDEINPETRPFQFGDTLEQIDFTASIRNAQINHGAESFRLHEDDLEIRETDFKSQTSTVLMIDISHSMILYGEDRITPAKKVAMALSELIQTKYPKDTLDIVVFGNDAWTIEVKDLPYLQVGPYHTNTVAGLELAMDILRRRRNPNKQIFMITDGKPTCLKVGNRYYKNSFGVDRKILNRCMSLATQCKKLKIPITTFMIASDPYLQRFVQEFTETNHGKAFFASLDKLGAFIFKDFESGKRKTVY; translated from the coding sequence ATGAAAGGATATAATTTCTCCAGATTTGATCCCAATCAAAACGGCAAAACACGTTTTGAGCAGCTGCTGGATATCTTCATGCAATTACTTACCTATACCAACGGTGATGTCGGCGAAGCCATGCAATGGATGAATGAACTGGATAAAGAATATAATCTTACCAATGATGATTATGGTATGGGTGATTTTTTTGAGGACTTGAAAGAGAAAGGATATATCGATGAGAATAAACAAAACGGTGAAATAAAAATTACTCCGAAAACAGAACAGGGTATTCGTAAAAAAAGCCTGGAAGAGATCTTCGGTAAACTAAAAAAAACAAAACAAGGCAACCACAATACTTTTAAACCGGGTGGTGGTGATGAGATCAACCCGGAGACCAGACCATTCCAGTTTGGTGACACTTTAGAGCAAATCGATTTTACGGCTTCAATCCGCAATGCACAGATCAACCATGGCGCAGAAAGTTTTCGTTTACATGAAGATGATCTGGAAATAAGAGAAACTGATTTTAAATCACAGACATCAACTGTATTAATGATCGACATTTCTCACTCAATGATATTGTATGGTGAAGACAGGATCACACCTGCAAAAAAAGTAGCAATGGCCTTGAGTGAATTGATACAAACAAAATATCCAAAAGACACCTTAGACATTGTTGTCTTTGGTAATGATGCCTGGACCATTGAAGTGAAAGACCTGCCCTATCTGCAGGTGGGACCTTATCATACCAATACTGTTGCCGGATTAGAACTGGCAATGGATATTTTACGCAGAAGAAGAAATCCCAACAAACAAATATTTATGATCACTGATGGAAAGCCTACTTGTCTGAAGGTAGGGAATCGGTATTATAAAAACAGTTTTGGAGTAGATAGAAAAATTTTAAACCGTTGTATGAGCCTTGCTACACAATGCAAAAAACTTAAGATACCCATTACTACATTTATGATTGCCAGCGATCCTTATTTACAAAGATTTGTACAGGAATTCACCGAGACAAATCATGGTAAAGCATTCTTTGCATCGTTGGATAAATTAGGGGCTTTTATATTTAAAGATTTTGAAAGCGGGAAAAGAAAAACAGTATATTAA
- a CDS encoding AAA family ATPase has translation MSKPKIKTLGELKASGYESRSIKDEIRENLIKKIKAKENTFAGILGYEDSVIPDTERALLSRHNILFLGLRGQAKTRMARQMTELLDDYIPVVAGSEINDDPLQPISRYALDLIEAEGDETPIAWLHKSQRYGEKLATPDVSVADLIGDIDPIKAANLKLSFADERVLHYGIIPRSNRCIFVINELPDLQARIQVSLFNILEEGDLQIRGFKLRLPLDVMFVFTANPEDYTNRGSIVTPLKDRIESQILTHYPKSIETSLAITEQEANIYEEQSERVKVSDLIKRLIEQVAFEARGSELVDKKSGVSARLTIAAYENAVSAAERRAIINDEKETQVWVSDMVGIIPSITGKIELVYEGEQEGPYQVAFNLLEKAIRTQFSQYFPNPDTLKKKRGKEAGAEDNPYKAITRWFDAGNSLNIFFETKDQDKIQLLYKVDGLHALVKKHYKTANESENALLMEFVLHGLAAYSLISKKVLDGKIEFKDLMGSMLNMGLQSFTDEDFNESDFN, from the coding sequence ATGAGTAAACCAAAAATTAAAACATTAGGCGAATTAAAAGCAAGCGGCTACGAAAGCAGAAGTATCAAGGATGAGATACGTGAGAATCTTATTAAAAAAATCAAAGCAAAGGAAAATACTTTCGCCGGCATATTAGGCTATGAAGATTCGGTGATACCCGATACAGAAAGAGCATTGTTATCCCGTCACAATATTTTGTTTTTAGGTTTACGTGGTCAGGCCAAAACAAGAATGGCCCGGCAAATGACCGAATTACTCGATGACTATATCCCTGTGGTTGCTGGAAGTGAGATCAATGATGATCCGCTGCAACCTATTTCCCGTTATGCACTAGATTTAATAGAAGCCGAAGGAGATGAAACACCCATTGCCTGGTTACACAAAAGTCAGCGTTACGGAGAAAAACTGGCTACCCCCGATGTAAGTGTCGCCGATCTTATTGGTGATATAGATCCTATCAAAGCTGCCAACTTAAAATTAAGTTTTGCAGATGAAAGAGTATTGCATTACGGTATCATTCCAAGAAGCAACAGATGTATTTTTGTTATCAACGAACTCCCTGATCTTCAGGCTAGAATACAGGTTTCCTTATTTAATATTTTAGAAGAAGGCGATCTGCAGATACGGGGATTTAAATTGCGTTTACCCCTTGATGTGATGTTTGTATTTACTGCAAACCCCGAAGATTATACCAACAGGGGGAGTATTGTTACCCCGTTAAAAGACAGGATCGAAAGTCAGATACTCACCCACTATCCAAAATCAATTGAAACCTCCCTGGCCATTACAGAGCAAGAGGCGAATATTTATGAGGAACAATCTGAAAGAGTAAAAGTAAGCGACCTGATAAAACGTTTGATAGAACAAGTTGCCTTTGAAGCCAGAGGCAGTGAATTGGTTGATAAAAAAAGCGGGGTAAGTGCAAGGTTGACCATTGCTGCTTACGAGAATGCAGTGAGTGCAGCCGAACGCAGAGCTATTATAAACGATGAAAAAGAAACGCAGGTTTGGGTCAGCGATATGGTGGGTATCATTCCTTCTATCACCGGCAAAATAGAACTGGTGTATGAAGGAGAACAGGAGGGACCATACCAGGTTGCTTTTAATTTATTAGAGAAAGCAATACGTACCCAATTCAGTCAGTACTTCCCTAACCCGGACACACTCAAAAAGAAAAGAGGGAAAGAGGCTGGCGCAGAAGATAATCCTTATAAGGCCATCACCCGTTGGTTTGATGCAGGTAACTCATTGAATATTTTTTTTGAAACAAAGGATCAAGATAAAATTCAATTGTTGTATAAAGTAGATGGCTTGCATGCGTTGGTAAAAAAACATTACAAAACTGCTAATGAAAGTGAAAATGCATTGCTGATGGAATTTGTATTGCATGGCTTGGCTGCTTATTCACTTATCAGTAAAAAAGTATTAGATGGAAAAATCGAATTTAAAGATCTGATGGGAAGCATGTTGAACATGGGATTACAGTCTTTTACCGATGAAGATTTTAATGAAAGTGATTTCAATTAA
- the murB gene encoding UDP-N-acetylmuramate dehydrogenase: MLIQENISLKKYNTFGIDAYAAYFSTFRTLDELNELLEYKKLPTSKLQLPTLILGGGSNILFTQNFNGIVLKNELKGIEKVKEDNEFVYVKAGAGVNWHQFVVFCIDNNWAGVENLSLIPGNVGASPMQNIGAYGVEIKDVFYELEAFHLAEKKIVRFGLNECAFGYRESVFKRKHRGEFVIINVTYKLRKDPIYNTSYGAIEQELEKMGVKALSIKAISDAVINIRSSKLPNPAEIGNAGSFFKNPEILSDQFTILNAQYPNIVGYKLDNGNVKLAAGWLIEQCGWKGFRKGDAGCHAKQALVLVNYGNATGKEIYSLSGEIIASVKEKFGVELEREVNII; the protein is encoded by the coding sequence ATGTTAATTCAAGAAAATATCTCTCTAAAAAAATACAACACGTTTGGTATAGATGCTTATGCGGCATATTTTTCAACGTTCAGAACTTTGGATGAGTTGAATGAACTACTTGAGTACAAAAAACTTCCAACTTCCAAACTTCAACTTCCAACCCTCATCCTCGGTGGCGGTAGCAATATCTTATTTACGCAAAATTTTAATGGAATTGTTTTAAAGAATGAACTAAAGGGTATTGAAAAGGTAAAAGAAGACAATGAGTTTGTATATGTGAAAGCCGGGGCCGGAGTTAACTGGCATCAGTTTGTGGTGTTCTGTATTGATAATAATTGGGCCGGGGTAGAAAATTTGTCTTTGATACCGGGAAATGTAGGAGCTTCTCCGATGCAGAATATCGGAGCATATGGGGTAGAAATAAAAGATGTGTTTTATGAATTGGAAGCTTTCCATCTTGCAGAAAAAAAAATAGTAAGGTTTGGCTTGAATGAGTGTGCTTTCGGATACAGAGAAAGTGTTTTTAAAAGAAAGCATCGGGGTGAGTTCGTTATCATAAATGTAACGTACAAACTACGGAAAGATCCTATTTATAATACTTCTTACGGAGCAATAGAACAGGAGTTGGAAAAGATGGGAGTGAAAGCGTTAAGTATAAAGGCAATTTCAGATGCAGTGATAAATATCCGAAGCAGTAAACTTCCTAATCCTGCAGAAATAGGTAATGCCGGAAGCTTCTTTAAAAATCCTGAAATTCTCAGTGATCAGTTTACAATACTCAATGCTCAATATCCAAACATCGTTGGCTATAAACTGGATAATGGTAATGTAAAGTTGGCGGCAGGATGGTTGATAGAACAATGCGGATGGAAAGGTTTCAGAAAAGGTGATGCCGGTTGCCATGCAAAACAGGCATTGGTGTTGGTGAATTACGGGAATGCTACCGGTAAAGAGATCTACTCACTAAGCGGCGAGATCATTGCTAGTGTTAAGGAAAAATTTGGTGTAGAATTAGAAAGAGAAGTTAATATCATTTAA